The following proteins come from a genomic window of Actinomycetota bacterium:
- a CDS encoding homoserine dehydrogenase, giving the protein MRRVIRIGLLGCGVVGAGVARILHEHRDDIAARTGATLEIARVAVRDPARHRDVPLPAEVFTDDPAAVVDADDVDLVVEVIGGLQPAGDLLRRALKQRKPVVTANKELVAHEGPDLFDLAEDAGVDLQYEAAVAGAIPIIKPLKESLAGDRIRRVIGILNGTTNYILTRMTEEGAAYDDVLAEAQRLGFAEADPTADVAGHDAAAKCAILASLAFDTRVVADDVFREGIRSVTATDISVADRLGYVIKLLAIASEVDGQVAVRVHPAFVRKTHPLAAVRESFNAIFVQANHAGELMFYGRGAGSAPTGSAVVGDIIHVARHLLQESRGPRESSHRAKRIRPIAELATQYYVLLDVEDRPGVLAAVATVFGRHGVSIGQVWQEGHGDTAQLVLITHRARESDLQAVVGDLGREPAVRSVASVLRVESEALG; this is encoded by the coding sequence ATGCGTCGCGTCATCCGCATCGGCCTGCTGGGCTGCGGCGTCGTCGGCGCCGGGGTCGCGCGGATCCTGCACGAGCACCGCGACGACATCGCGGCCCGGACGGGCGCCACCCTCGAGATCGCGCGGGTCGCGGTCCGTGACCCCGCGCGCCACCGTGACGTGCCGCTGCCAGCCGAGGTGTTCACCGACGATCCCGCCGCCGTGGTCGACGCCGACGACGTCGACCTGGTGGTGGAGGTGATCGGCGGTCTTCAGCCGGCCGGGGACCTGCTCCGTCGCGCGCTCAAGCAGCGCAAACCCGTGGTGACGGCCAACAAGGAACTCGTCGCCCACGAAGGGCCGGACCTGTTCGACCTGGCCGAGGACGCCGGCGTCGATCTGCAGTACGAGGCGGCCGTGGCCGGGGCCATCCCGATCATCAAGCCGCTGAAGGAGTCACTCGCCGGCGACCGCATCCGTCGCGTCATCGGGATCCTCAACGGCACGACGAACTACATCCTGACGCGGATGACCGAGGAGGGGGCCGCCTACGACGACGTCCTGGCCGAGGCTCAGCGGCTGGGGTTCGCCGAGGCGGACCCGACCGCCGACGTCGCCGGACACGACGCCGCCGCCAAGTGCGCCATCCTGGCGTCGCTGGCCTTCGACACCCGCGTGGTGGCCGACGACGTGTTCCGGGAGGGCATCCGTTCGGTCACCGCGACCGACATCAGCGTCGCGGACCGCCTCGGCTACGTCATCAAGCTGCTGGCGATCGCCAGCGAGGTCGACGGGCAGGTCGCGGTCCGGGTCCACCCGGCGTTCGTGCGCAAGACCCATCCGCTGGCTGCGGTCCGCGAGAGCTTCAACGCGATCTTCGTCCAGGCCAACCACGCCGGCGAGCTGATGTTCTACGGCCGGGGTGCCGGCTCGGCGCCCACGGGCTCGGCCGTCGTCGGCGACATCATCCACGTGGCCCGCCACCTGCTGCAGGAGTCGCGTGGCCCGCGGGAGTCCAGTCACCGCGCCAAGCGCATCCGTCCGATCGCCGAGCTCGCGACCCAGTACTACGTCCTCCTCGACGTCGAGGACCGCCCGGGCGTCCTGGCCGCCGTCGCGACCGTGTTCGGCCGCCACGGCGTCTCGATCGGCCAGGTGTGGCAGGAAGGCCACGGCGACACCGCCCAGCTGGTCCTGATCACCCACCGTGCCCGCGAGAGCGACCTGCAAGCGGTGGTCGGTGACCTCGGCAGGGAGCCGGCGGTGCGCTCGGTCGCCAGTGTGCTGCGCGTCGAGTCCGAGGCGCTGGGGTGA